A segment of the Phorcysia thermohydrogeniphila genome:
GGATAAAGGAAGTTGTAGAAAAGGCAAAAGCTAAGGGAGCAAAACTCGTAATAGGAGAGCCCTTCTCTGATAAAAGAGTAGTCAGAACTGTCGCAGAGGAAATAGGTGGAAAAGTGCTGATTTTAAATCCAATACCCAATAAGGATTACGTTGTTTCTCTCTCTGAATGGGGCAAAGAAATATGCTCTGCCTTAAAAGAATGAACCGTTAAGTCAGGTTGCATAGATGAGGAGGAAAGAAAAGGGGACTGTTAAACTTTTACTAACGTTGTTTTTTCTAATTTTTATCGGGATGAGTGAGGGAGCTCTCTCAGAAACCGGCTGGCTAAGGTTCGTCAAAAAGAACGATATTTACTACCGTCCCTTCGTTGACGTTATAAACCCAAAGAACAAGCTCGTTGTTTTTGTAACAGAAGACGGTCACATATACAAAGGCCGTTGCCGTAAAAAGAGAGTGGCTAAAACGTGCCGAGTAACACCGTCAAAGAGGTTTTCCGATAAGTTCGTTGAGATTAGATACATCGTCTTAGAGCTTGTTCCGGATTACCCTCCTAAGCTGGTAAGAAGCGGGGTGGTAGAAAGGCTTAACGTAGTTAATCAACGTTGACGGAGCTCTTTCTGGACTTTATAAATTAAGGGACAGGAGTAAAACCCGTTTTATAGGAAGGCCAGAATGGGAGAGATAGTAATTAAAGTCCCCGGCGACTTCAAGGAAACGTTTGAAATAGAAAGAGATAGGGAAGCAATAAAGAAGGTCGTAAAAAAACTTGAGGTGATGGAGGATATCGTTTTCTTACAAACACACTACTCTAAGGTGAAGAACGCTGTGAGAGTTGAAGACATTGACGAAGAAGAACTCACCTTACAGGGTGATTAAGTGAAGTTGTTTGTTGACAGTAGTGTAATTATAGAAGCCTTAAAACAAGAGGGAAACGGAGAAGCCAAGAAGATATGGGAGACTTTATTAGCTTATCTACTGAAACCTAAAATTGAGTTTTGTGTAAATGCTATTGTCTATAGTGAATCTGTTTACAAGCTCGTTATTAAAGGGAAGAAAGAATCTTCCTTAGTGGACGATTACGTCTTCAGAATTTTTAAAGTTTTTTCGTGGATGGACATTCCTTACAAAGTAAAAGAAATTGCGGAAGGATATTTGAAACAGTATAGTTTAGCTACAAACGACGCTTTGATTTTGGCGACCTGTAAGTTTCATGGCGTCAAGTATCTAATATCGCTGGACGAAGACTTTGCCACACCGTGCAGAGGAGAGGGAATTTTTCTAATTAACTCCGCTGAGAAGCTGAGGGAGGCGTTAAATAGAGGAACTTGACAGTCCTTAATATACGACTGCCTTGAAAAGTTTGACCCCTACATAACGCTTCACT
Coding sequences within it:
- a CDS encoding PIN domain-containing protein; this translates as MKLFVDSSVIIEALKQEGNGEAKKIWETLLAYLLKPKIEFCVNAIVYSESVYKLVIKGKKESSLVDDYVFRIFKVFSWMDIPYKVKEIAEGYLKQYSLATNDALILATCKFHGVKYLISLDEDFATPCRGEGIFLINSAEKLREALNRGT